In one window of Athene noctua chromosome 17, bAthNoc1.hap1.1, whole genome shotgun sequence DNA:
- the SMARCB1 gene encoding SWI/SNF-related matrix-associated actin-dependent regulator of chromatin subfamily B member 1 isoform X1: protein MMMMALSKTFGQKPVKFQLEEDGEFYMIGSEVGNYLRMFRGSLYKRYPSLWRRLATVEERKKIVASSHENQRSHSPRRYHGYTTLATSVTLLKASEVEEILDGNDEKYKAVSISTEPPTYLREQKAKRNNQWVPTLPNSSHHLDAVPCSTTINRNRMGRDKKRTFPLCFDDHDPAVIHENASQPEVLVPIRLDMEIDGQKLRDAFTWNMNEKLMTPEMFSEILCDDLDLNPLTFVPAIASAIRQQIESYPTDSILEDQSDQRVIIKLNIHVGNISLVDQFEWDMSEKENSPEKFALKLCSELGLGGEFVTTIAYSIRGQLSWHQKTYAFSENPLPTVEIAIRNTGDADQWCPLLETLTDAEMEKKIRDQDRNTRRMRRLANTAPAW, encoded by the exons GTGGGGAACTACTTGCGTATGTTCCGGGGTTCCCTGTACAAGAGATATCCCTCACTCTGGAGGCGACTAGCcacagtggaagaaaggaagaagatagTGGCCTCTTCACATG AAAATCAGCGGTCTCATAGTCCCAGAAGAT ATCATGGCTATACAACGTTAGCCACTAGCGTGACGCTGTTAAAGGCCTCTGAAGTGGAAGAGATCTTGGATGGGAATGATGAGAAGTATAAGGCAGTGTCTATCAGCACAGAACCTCCTACCTACCTCAG AGAACAGAAGGCAAAGAGGAACAACCAGTGGGTGCCAACCCTGCCCAACAGCTCTCACCACCTGGATGCAGTGCCATGCTCAACAACGATTAACAGAAATCGCATGGGCAGGGATAAGAAGAGGACATTCCCTCTGTG CTTTGATGACCATGACCCAGCAGTGATCCATGAGAACGCGTCCCAGCCGGAGGTTCTGGTTCCAATCAGGCTTGATATGGAAATTGATGGGCAGAAACTCAGAGATGCGTTTACGTGGAACATGAATG AAAAGCTAATGACCCCAGAAATGTTCTCCGAGATTCTTTGTGATGACCTGGATTTGAATCCTCTGACCTTTGTCCCTGCTATTGCCTCTGCCATCCGACAACAGATCGAGTCATACCCAACTGACAGTATCCTAGAAGATCAGTCAGACCAACGAGTTATTATTAAG CTAAACATCCATGTAGGGAACATCTCCCTTGTAGACCAGTTTGAGTGGGACATGTCGGAGAAGGAGAATTCACCAGAGAAGTTTGCCTTGAAGCTGTGCTCAGAGCTTGGCCTGGGTGGGGAGTTTGTCACTACTATTGCCTACAGCATCCGGGGACAGCTGAGTTGGCATCAGAAGACCTACGCCTTCAG CGAGAACCCCTTGCCGACGGTGGAAATTGCCATTCGCAACACGGGCGATGCTGACCAGTGGTGCCCTCTCCTGGAAACCCTCACAGATGCCGAGATGGAGAAGAAGATCAGAGACCAGGACAGAAATACAAG gCGCATGAGACGTTTGGCCAACACTGCTCCAGCCTGGTAA
- the SMARCB1 gene encoding SWI/SNF-related matrix-associated actin-dependent regulator of chromatin subfamily B member 1 isoform X3 — MMMMALSKTFGQKPVKFQLEEDGEFYMIGSEVGNYLRMFRGSLYKRYPSLWRRLATVEERKKIVASSHDHGYTTLATSVTLLKASEVEEILDGNDEKYKAVSISTEPPTYLREQKAKRNNQWVPTLPNSSHHLDAVPCSTTINRNRMGRDKKRTFPLCFDDHDPAVIHENASQPEVLVPIRLDMEIDGQKLRDAFTWNMNEKLMTPEMFSEILCDDLDLNPLTFVPAIASAIRQQIESYPTDSILEDQSDQRVIIKLNIHVGNISLVDQFEWDMSEKENSPEKFALKLCSELGLGGEFVTTIAYSIRGQLSWHQKTYAFSENPLPTVEIAIRNTGDADQWCPLLETLTDAEMEKKIRDQDRNTRRMRRLANTAPAW, encoded by the exons GTGGGGAACTACTTGCGTATGTTCCGGGGTTCCCTGTACAAGAGATATCCCTCACTCTGGAGGCGACTAGCcacagtggaagaaaggaagaagatagTGGCCTCTTCACATG ATCATGGCTATACAACGTTAGCCACTAGCGTGACGCTGTTAAAGGCCTCTGAAGTGGAAGAGATCTTGGATGGGAATGATGAGAAGTATAAGGCAGTGTCTATCAGCACAGAACCTCCTACCTACCTCAG AGAACAGAAGGCAAAGAGGAACAACCAGTGGGTGCCAACCCTGCCCAACAGCTCTCACCACCTGGATGCAGTGCCATGCTCAACAACGATTAACAGAAATCGCATGGGCAGGGATAAGAAGAGGACATTCCCTCTGTG CTTTGATGACCATGACCCAGCAGTGATCCATGAGAACGCGTCCCAGCCGGAGGTTCTGGTTCCAATCAGGCTTGATATGGAAATTGATGGGCAGAAACTCAGAGATGCGTTTACGTGGAACATGAATG AAAAGCTAATGACCCCAGAAATGTTCTCCGAGATTCTTTGTGATGACCTGGATTTGAATCCTCTGACCTTTGTCCCTGCTATTGCCTCTGCCATCCGACAACAGATCGAGTCATACCCAACTGACAGTATCCTAGAAGATCAGTCAGACCAACGAGTTATTATTAAG CTAAACATCCATGTAGGGAACATCTCCCTTGTAGACCAGTTTGAGTGGGACATGTCGGAGAAGGAGAATTCACCAGAGAAGTTTGCCTTGAAGCTGTGCTCAGAGCTTGGCCTGGGTGGGGAGTTTGTCACTACTATTGCCTACAGCATCCGGGGACAGCTGAGTTGGCATCAGAAGACCTACGCCTTCAG CGAGAACCCCTTGCCGACGGTGGAAATTGCCATTCGCAACACGGGCGATGCTGACCAGTGGTGCCCTCTCCTGGAAACCCTCACAGATGCCGAGATGGAGAAGAAGATCAGAGACCAGGACAGAAATACAAG gCGCATGAGACGTTTGGCCAACACTGCTCCAGCCTGGTAA
- the SMARCB1 gene encoding SWI/SNF-related matrix-associated actin-dependent regulator of chromatin subfamily B member 1 isoform X2 → MMMMALSKTFGQKPVKFQLEEDGEFYMIGSEVGNYLRMFRGSLYKRYPSLWRRLATVEERKKIVASSHDHGYTTLATSVTLLKASEVEEILDGNDEKYKAVSISTEPPTYLREQKAKRNNQWVPTLPNSSHHLDAVPCSTTINRNRMGRDKKRTFPLWTGCPSLLCIYCGVALRISFDDHDPAVIHENASQPEVLVPIRLDMEIDGQKLRDAFTWNMNEKLMTPEMFSEILCDDLDLNPLTFVPAIASAIRQQIESYPTDSILEDQSDQRVIIKLNIHVGNISLVDQFEWDMSEKENSPEKFALKLCSELGLGGEFVTTIAYSIRGQLSWHQKTYAFSENPLPTVEIAIRNTGDADQWCPLLETLTDAEMEKKIRDQDRNTRRMRRLANTAPAW, encoded by the exons GTGGGGAACTACTTGCGTATGTTCCGGGGTTCCCTGTACAAGAGATATCCCTCACTCTGGAGGCGACTAGCcacagtggaagaaaggaagaagatagTGGCCTCTTCACATG ATCATGGCTATACAACGTTAGCCACTAGCGTGACGCTGTTAAAGGCCTCTGAAGTGGAAGAGATCTTGGATGGGAATGATGAGAAGTATAAGGCAGTGTCTATCAGCACAGAACCTCCTACCTACCTCAG AGAACAGAAGGCAAAGAGGAACAACCAGTGGGTGCCAACCCTGCCCAACAGCTCTCACCACCTGGATGCAGTGCCATGCTCAACAACGATTAACAGAAATCGCATGGGCAGGGATAAGAAGAGGACATTCCCTCTGTG GACAGGCTGCCCCTCACTGCT TTGCATATACTGTGGTGTTGCTCTTCGTATTAGCTTTGATGACCATGACCCAGCAGTGATCCATGAGAACGCGTCCCAGCCGGAGGTTCTGGTTCCAATCAGGCTTGATATGGAAATTGATGGGCAGAAACTCAGAGATGCGTTTACGTGGAACATGAATG AAAAGCTAATGACCCCAGAAATGTTCTCCGAGATTCTTTGTGATGACCTGGATTTGAATCCTCTGACCTTTGTCCCTGCTATTGCCTCTGCCATCCGACAACAGATCGAGTCATACCCAACTGACAGTATCCTAGAAGATCAGTCAGACCAACGAGTTATTATTAAG CTAAACATCCATGTAGGGAACATCTCCCTTGTAGACCAGTTTGAGTGGGACATGTCGGAGAAGGAGAATTCACCAGAGAAGTTTGCCTTGAAGCTGTGCTCAGAGCTTGGCCTGGGTGGGGAGTTTGTCACTACTATTGCCTACAGCATCCGGGGACAGCTGAGTTGGCATCAGAAGACCTACGCCTTCAG CGAGAACCCCTTGCCGACGGTGGAAATTGCCATTCGCAACACGGGCGATGCTGACCAGTGGTGCCCTCTCCTGGAAACCCTCACAGATGCCGAGATGGAGAAGAAGATCAGAGACCAGGACAGAAATACAAG gCGCATGAGACGTTTGGCCAACACTGCTCCAGCCTGGTAA